CCATATAATCGCCGAGGATCCAAACTTCCTTTCCTATTATAATACGTATATGTTTGGATCGGGAGTCTTCGTTCTTCTTGCAGGTATCGCGATGATCCTCCGTCATGAACGGATGCGGGGAAGAACGACAAAGGAGTACTATCTGGCTCTGGTGATCAAAGCACTGTTTCTTCTGGCTCTCGGGTTTTGTATTACCATTGGGAGCTGGATCGGCGCTACCCTTTTCCTCGGCAGTGATGCGTTTATCAAGTTCGGCTTTCTGCATATGCTTGGTGTTTCCATGCTTCTGGCGATCCCCCTTCTCAGATATGGGAGATGGAACATCATCCTTGGTCTGATAATCATCGCGATCGGGGCGTTTATTTTTCCGTACATTAATGATCCGTCCTGGCTCTATCCTCTGGGGATTCATGCGGAGGATTTCATGCAGTATACCCAGGATTATTTCCCGCTGTTCCCCTGGTTTGGGGTGCTTCTTTTGGGTGTCGGTCTTGGAACGGTTTTCTATCCAAACGGCAGGCGTAGTTTTACCATCCGCGAGCCGGGAAAAATCGGGGAGGCTTTTGCGAAACTCGGGAACGGGGCCGTGACGCTGTTTATTTATCTCGTCCACATCCCGGTGATCTTCGTCATCCTCTGGATCTTCTCTTCCCTGACGGGAATTGGGTATTTGTAATATGATTATTGATATATTGAACTCCGACTCGGACCCGGCCGGGCGAAATATCCGGGCAGCTATCGATGAACTTTTGAAAAATCCGCCGGAGGGAGGCTTTCCTCTTTTTGACGGGAATGAGGTGACGTTTCACACCGTTTCAGGCCGGATCATCCATGCGGAAAAAACCGCGGTGAACCCTGATGCGGATCTCATTATTGTTGTTTCGCGTCACTCGAGCGTGAACCCGGTTCCTGTTCTAACTGTCCATCCGGCAGGGAACTTTGGGGTTGCGGGGCTTGGCGGGAACGACCGGGAACTGGGCCTGACGAGTCCTGCCTGGATGAAGTCGATTCTGCAGAATCATGCAAAGTTCGTTCCGGAAGGATATCGTGTCTCGTATGAGATCACGCATCACGGCCCGACGGATTTCCCGGTCCCGTTCTTTTTTGTCGAGGTGGGGAGTACGGAAAAGGAGTGGAATGATCCCGCAGCCTGTATTGCGGCGGCAAAAAGCGTTCTGTATGCCCGCCCGTCGCCGGAGATTGTCTCTCTGATCGGGTTTGGCGGTACGCATTATGCGGTTCGTCAGACGGCGATCGGTCTTGAGACGAAGGGGGCGTTTGGGCATATGATGCATACGCGGGATGTCGGTTCGGTTTCCAAGGAGATGATATCCCAGATGATCGCAAAGTCCGGCGGGGTGTTTGCCGCGCATATCGACCGGAAAGCTCTGTCCAAGCAGGAAATCTCCCATATCGAAGGGATCCTTGCTGAAATAGAACTAGACGAGATCACCGAAGGGGACTTGCGTAAAATGAACGCGATGTCCTTTTCGACCTGGATCGCCTACCGCGATCTGGCCGCATTGCAGGCTCCTGATCTAAAAATATTCCCGCACGGCAGAATACTGGACGAGGAGCCGGCCGCGATTGAGCTTCCGTCTGATCTGTTTTCTGCAGCATATCTCGGGTATGAAGAGATTTTCTTAGCTGAGCTGGACAAAATGGGAAATATTTTTCACACGACCGGAAAAGGCGGCAGACTTATGCAGACTTTGTTCACTTCTGCCAAAAACAGGCAGAAGGTATCAGGTGATTTAATAGTCTTATCCGTTCAACAAATAACACGTACACAGGATAGTTTGGTGGAAGGTGATCAGATCACGATAACCCGCCGGCAGTTTGATCCCAAGCTCGCGCGCACGCTTGGGGTCCCGTCAGGTCCGCTGTATGGGCAGCTTGTTGCCGGAAAATCCGTGACGCTTCCCGACGGCAGCACGATCACGCCGGACATGGTCACAAAAGTGACCAGGACATCCATCAAAATACCGGGATTGGAGAATTACTCATGAGATCAATTGTAGAAGAAGCATTATCACGCAAACGGTTCGAAGACGTTGCACGCGACGACACACCGGTTTCCGCAATTTACGACGCAGAAACCGAAGCTGAGCTCGGTGCAAAAACCTACTCAGTCCGTCCGCAGACGCCCGAACCGGTTCAGGCAGCAGCCCCGGTTCAGGCTCCCGACGTGAAAAAAGAGCAGCCGAAACCCGATGTTGACTACTCGAGTCAGTACAGTTTTTCCGCTGCCAAGACGACACCGACGGATGAGGATGACGAATTCGATGAGATCCTTGATGCTCTCCGGACAAAAATCACCGTAATCGGCTGCGGCGGCGGAGGATCAAACACCGTTGCCCGTGTCTATGAGGAAGGAGTGGAAGGTGCAGAGATCTATGCACTGAACACCGATGCCCAGCACCTCTCGATGCTAAGGGGAAGAGTCGGCCGCCGTATCCTTATCGGCCGCCAGACAACCAAAGGTCTTGGAGCCGGCGCCATCCCCCAGCGCGGCGAAGAGGCTGCCATTGAAAGCGAGGATGTTATCCGTCAGGCACTTGCCGGCAGCAACATGGTCTTCGTGACCGCCGGTCTCGGCGGAGGAACCGGAACCGGCTCGGCCCCGGTCGTTGCCAAAGTCGCCAAAGAGATCGGCGCTCTGACGATCGCGATCGTCACTCTGCCCTTTACCAGCGAAAGTGCTACCAGAATGGAAAATGCCGAGATCGGTCTCGAGCGTCTTCGGGAAGTCGCCGACACGGTGATCGTAATCCCCAATGACCGCATCCTGGAAGTTGTGCCGCGTCTCCCGCTTGCCCAGGCATTCAAGGTCTCCGATGAGGTTTTGATGCGTGCCGTGAAGGGTATCACCGAACTGATCACGCTTCCGGGTCTCGTGAACCTCGACTTTGCCGATGTCCGGACCGTTATGGAACAGGGCGGCATCGCCATGATCGGTGTCGGCGATTCTGACAGCGAGGATAAAGCGACCGACTCAATCAAGAAAGCTCTGCGCTCTCCTCTTCTCGACGTCGATATTACCGGCGCAACGGCCGCTCTCATCAACGTTATCGGCGGACCCGATATGACGATGGTCGAGGCCGAAGGTGTTGTCCAGGAAGTTTATCAGAGAATCGATCCCTCTGCGCGCATTATCTGGGGTGTTCAGGTCGATCCGAAGATGGAAGGCCGTATGCGGACAATGCTTATCGTTACCGGTGTGCAGTCACCACAGATTTATGGTAAGCAGGAACAAATATCTAGGGCATCACAATCAAGTCAGGTCCAGCGCTCAAAGTTTGAGATTGACTTCCTGAGGTGAATACATGGCTAAAAACGAGAAAAAGACCGATGAAAAAAAGGCACTCCCTTCCGTCCAGATAAAGAAACCGGAGATTACGAAAGCAAGTGTCTCAGAATTCTTCAGAAAATATATCCGTGTTCTAAAACTTGCACGCAGACCCACAAAAGAGGAGTTCTGGAAAATTTCCGCAGTCGCTGCGGTAGGAATTGTACTTATCGGCGTTCTAGGATTTCTGATATATCTGATATTTGAATATCTCCTTCCATAACTATGACTGAATCAAAGTTTGGCAATCACTACTATATCTTAAAGACGACCTCCAAGCACGAGCGGACCGTTGCCGATAACATCCGTGAGGCAATAGAGAACAATATAACGGATGTCGTCGTCACCGCAGTAGTCGTGCCGGAAGATATCAAAGGCTACGTCTTCGTGGAAAGTCCCGAAGAGCATGCCAGAATCGAAGAGCTCGTCGAATCGATCGCTCATGCCAGAGTCGTTCTCAAGAATGAAACGTCGCTGGAAGAGATCAAGCACTTCCTCGTTCCAAAACCGGCAGTCTCCGGTATCGACGAGGGAACCATCGTTGAGCTGATCGCAGGACCGTTTAAAGGTGAGAAGGCAGTGGTTAAGCGCGTTGATCACACCAAAGAAGAAATCACCGTTGAACTTTACGAATCGATCGTTCCAATCCCGATCACGATTCGCGGCGATAACGTCCGCGTGATCGATCGTAATCAGGAATGAGCTGGGTTTTCCCCGCGTGAATGCGAAAAATCCCTATCTATTCTCCAATCAATCTCTTTTTCCGGGGATGTTTATCCAGTAGGTTTATGTTCTCAGAGGTCGACCTTAGTGAACCAATGTTGGGCTACCTTCGGGTATGCGCCAGCATACGGTGATACAATGGCAGAAACTGTCGAGGTACTGGTACCCGGCGGTAGAGCAACTGCAGGACCACCACTTGGTCCGGCACTGGGTCCCCTTGGGATCAACGTAAAAGCAGTCGTTGATGATATCAACAAAAAGACTGCTGAGTTCAATGGCATGTCCGTTCCGGTAACGGTAACGGTCGATGACAAAAAGAACGTCACGTTAACAGTCGGTATTCCTCCAACAACCGCTCTTGTAATGAAAGAAGCGGGTATTGAGAAGGGTTCCGGCACTCCGAACACTCAGGCAGTTGGTAATCTGCCGCTTGAAGCTGTCATTCGCATTGCAAAGATGAAGATGGAATCCATGCTTTCCTACGACCTGAAAACGGCCGCAAAAGAAGTCATGGGCACCTGCGTTTCCGTTGGTGTGACCATCGAAGGCAAATCTGCCAAAGAGGCAATTGCCGCCGTCAATGCAGGCGAGTGGGACTCACAGCTCGCGTAAGCGAGCAATAGTTCGCGCCGCTTCAAACGGGTACGTGGATTTCCCACGTAAAAAAATGTACAGTAGTAGAGAACAAAACCATAGGAGATTGGGGAACACTCCAGTCGAAGAACTATGGGAGGCTTCATCAAATGGTTGAAAGAACCCAGATTATAAATGCTGTTACGGCAGCAATCAAGCAGGCCCCCGAACGGAAGTTCCAGGAAAGTATTGATATTACTATCAACCTGAAACACGTTGACATGGCCCAGCCAAAAAACCGTATTGATGAGACGATTCTTCTGCCACAGGCAATAGGCGTCAAAAAGATCGCCGTTCTTGGTAAGGGAGATATTGTGTCCCAGGCACGTAACGCAGGTGTCGATTTAATTATCGGTCCTGACGAAATCGAGCTTCTGGGCGGCGTTCCGCGTGAAGCACGCAAAATGGCCGGACAGTATGACTTCTTCCTTGCAGAGACTGCGGTTATGCCCCTTGTTGGTCGCTGGCTTGGTCAGAGACTCGGTCCACGCGGTAAAATGCCGCAGCCGATCCCGCCGACCCAGGACATCACTCCGATCGTCGAGCGTCTGAGAAACTCCGTAAAGATTCGGTCAAAAGACAGACTCAATATGTCTGTTAAGGTTGGAAACACCGGTATGACCATTGAGGAAGTTTCTGAAAATATTGACGCCGTCGTAAAGAGGATTGTAGGAAGACTTGAAAGCGGAGAGTTAAACATCCGTTCCGTCTACGTCAAAACCACGATGGGTCCAGCAGTGAAGGTGATGTAAACATGCCAATTTATACCCACCATCTTCCCGCATGGAAACGTGAAGAAGTTGAGCAGATCAAAGATCTCGCCGACAAGTATACACTCGTCGGCTTAGTTGATGTCTACGGTATTCCCGCAAGACAGTTCCAGCAGATCCGCAGAAATCTGCGCAGCAATGCAGTTGTGAAGGTTGCAAGAAACACCCTTGTCGAGCATTCCATGAATGAACTCGGCGGTCACTTCGTTGATCTGAACGGGAAAGTTTCCGAGCACTCGGCACTTATCTTTGCAAACGGTAACCCGTTTAAACTGTTCAAGTCCCTTGAACAGACGAAGACAAAGCGCTCCGCCAAAGCAGGCGAGATCACTCCTGAAGACATTGTTGTTCCGGCAGGACCAACTACCTTTAAGCCCGGACCGATCGTAGGAGAACTCCAGCAGGCAGGTATCCCGGCAGCCATCGACGGCGGAAAGGTCAAAATTAAAGAGACCAAGACCGTTGTTAAGGCTGGTGAGGCTATCAACAAGAAACAGGCCGATGTGCTTTCGAAGCTTGGCATCAAACCAATGCCGGTCGGTCTCTCCCTCCTCGCAGTATGTTACGAGGGAGACATGTATCTGCCGGACGTCCTCTCTGTAGACGACGAGGCATACAAGGCAAAGATCACTCTCGCAGCACAGCAGGCATTCAACCTCGCAGTCAACGCAGCAGTTCCAACGGCATGTGCCGGTGTTACTGAGGCTCAGATCGCGAAGGCCGTCCGTGAGGCAAGAAACCTCGGTGTAGAAGCATCCATCTATGAGAAGGGTGTCATCGAGCTGATCATCAGCAAGGCATACAGACAAGCAAACGCCCTGAAGGCAATTTAAATCAGAAATAGGTGAAATCAAAATGGAGTATATTTACGCAGCTCTGTTAGTTCACTCCGCAGACAAAACTGTGGATGAAGAATCGGTAAAGGCAGTTCTCTCTGCCGCAGGTATCGCAGTCGACGACTCCCGTGTCAAAGCATTAATCGCAGCACTTGAAGGTGTTGACATCGAGGAAGCAATCTCCAAGGCAGCAGCCGCACCTGTAGCAGTTGCCGCAGCAGCAGGCGCAGCAGCAACAGTCGAAGAGGCAGCAGCACCCGAAGAGAACAAGGAAGAAGAGGAAGAGAATGCCATGGCAGGCCTTGGCGCACTCTTCGGCTAAATCTTTTTTTTAATAATTAATCCGGCATCAGTTGGCTGATACATTTTCCATAGTTTAGAGTATTTTCACGAAGGAATTCTTTTTAAAAAACGGGTGGTTTATTTTTCAGGATTTTTATCCCATCAGCGTGTTTCAAGTGGGATCGTTTCCAGCTACGCGAGCATTTTTTTCTCGTCAATCATGTCGCGGCGATCGTAGAGATAGAATTCTACGGGTCTCCAGAGGGCGACCCAGCCGATAATGACAAAACTCTGTCCGATTGCATAGATGATATCATTCTGATTGTGAATGCTG
The sequence above is a segment of the uncultured Methanocorpusculum sp. genome. Coding sequences within it:
- a CDS encoding D-aminoacyl-tRNA deacylase; the protein is MIIDILNSDSDPAGRNIRAAIDELLKNPPEGGFPLFDGNEVTFHTVSGRIIHAEKTAVNPDADLIIVVSRHSSVNPVPVLTVHPAGNFGVAGLGGNDRELGLTSPAWMKSILQNHAKFVPEGYRVSYEITHHGPTDFPVPFFFVEVGSTEKEWNDPAACIAAAKSVLYARPSPEIVSLIGFGGTHYAVRQTAIGLETKGAFGHMMHTRDVGSVSKEMISQMIAKSGGVFAAHIDRKALSKQEISHIEGILAEIELDEITEGDLRKMNAMSFSTWIAYRDLAALQAPDLKIFPHGRILDEEPAAIELPSDLFSAAYLGYEEIFLAELDKMGNIFHTTGKGGRLMQTLFTSAKNRQKVSGDLIVLSVQQITRTQDSLVEGDQITITRRQFDPKLARTLGVPSGPLYGQLVAGKSVTLPDGSTITPDMVTKVTRTSIKIPGLENYS
- a CDS encoding 50S ribosomal protein L10, with the translated sequence MPIYTHHLPAWKREEVEQIKDLADKYTLVGLVDVYGIPARQFQQIRRNLRSNAVVKVARNTLVEHSMNELGGHFVDLNGKVSEHSALIFANGNPFKLFKSLEQTKTKRSAKAGEITPEDIVVPAGPTTFKPGPIVGELQQAGIPAAIDGGKVKIKETKTVVKAGEAINKKQADVLSKLGIKPMPVGLSLLAVCYEGDMYLPDVLSVDDEAYKAKITLAAQQAFNLAVNAAVPTACAGVTEAQIAKAVREARNLGVEASIYEKGVIELIISKAYRQANALKAI
- a CDS encoding protein translocase SEC61 complex subunit gamma, with the translated sequence MAKNEKKTDEKKALPSVQIKKPEITKASVSEFFRKYIRVLKLARRPTKEEFWKISAVAAVGIVLIGVLGFLIYLIFEYLLP
- a CDS encoding transcription elongation factor Spt5 gives rise to the protein MTESKFGNHYYILKTTSKHERTVADNIREAIENNITDVVVTAVVVPEDIKGYVFVESPEEHARIEELVESIAHARVVLKNETSLEEIKHFLVPKPAVSGIDEGTIVELIAGPFKGEKAVVKRVDHTKEEITVELYESIVPIPITIRGDNVRVIDRNQE
- a CDS encoding 50S ribosomal protein L11, which codes for MAETVEVLVPGGRATAGPPLGPALGPLGINVKAVVDDINKKTAEFNGMSVPVTVTVDDKKNVTLTVGIPPTTALVMKEAGIEKGSGTPNTQAVGNLPLEAVIRIAKMKMESMLSYDLKTAAKEVMGTCVSVGVTIEGKSAKEAIAAVNAGEWDSQLA
- a CDS encoding heparan-alpha-glucosaminide N-acetyltransferase — encoded protein: MGGEVREYDDSILTESGDSQSSKSGRYWEIDAIRGIAILGMLFYHLLACLVLFHIIAEDPNFLSYYNTYMFGSGVFVLLAGIAMILRHERMRGRTTKEYYLALVIKALFLLALGFCITIGSWIGATLFLGSDAFIKFGFLHMLGVSMLLAIPLLRYGRWNIILGLIIIAIGAFIFPYINDPSWLYPLGIHAEDFMQYTQDYFPLFPWFGVLLLGVGLGTVFYPNGRRSFTIREPGKIGEAFAKLGNGAVTLFIYLVHIPVIFVILWIFSSLTGIGYL
- the ftsZ gene encoding cell division protein FtsZ → MRSIVEEALSRKRFEDVARDDTPVSAIYDAETEAELGAKTYSVRPQTPEPVQAAAPVQAPDVKKEQPKPDVDYSSQYSFSAAKTTPTDEDDEFDEILDALRTKITVIGCGGGGSNTVARVYEEGVEGAEIYALNTDAQHLSMLRGRVGRRILIGRQTTKGLGAGAIPQRGEEAAIESEDVIRQALAGSNMVFVTAGLGGGTGTGSAPVVAKVAKEIGALTIAIVTLPFTSESATRMENAEIGLERLREVADTVIVIPNDRILEVVPRLPLAQAFKVSDEVLMRAVKGITELITLPGLVNLDFADVRTVMEQGGIAMIGVGDSDSEDKATDSIKKALRSPLLDVDITGATAALINVIGGPDMTMVEAEGVVQEVYQRIDPSARIIWGVQVDPKMEGRMRTMLIVTGVQSPQIYGKQEQISRASQSSQVQRSKFEIDFLR
- the rpl12p gene encoding 50S ribosomal protein P1, whose translation is MEYIYAALLVHSADKTVDEESVKAVLSAAGIAVDDSRVKALIAALEGVDIEEAISKAAAAPVAVAAAAGAAATVEEAAAPEENKEEEEENAMAGLGALFG
- a CDS encoding 50S ribosomal protein L1, which translates into the protein MVERTQIINAVTAAIKQAPERKFQESIDITINLKHVDMAQPKNRIDETILLPQAIGVKKIAVLGKGDIVSQARNAGVDLIIGPDEIELLGGVPREARKMAGQYDFFLAETAVMPLVGRWLGQRLGPRGKMPQPIPPTQDITPIVERLRNSVKIRSKDRLNMSVKVGNTGMTIEEVSENIDAVVKRIVGRLESGELNIRSVYVKTTMGPAVKVM